The region ATTATGGACGAGACGGAGTTCGTGTGCGAGGTGGATGGTCTCGGTCAAAATGGTCATAGCGGTAGTACCCGGGAGTATCCGTTAGGCGGTCCAGGCGGAAAAAGGGACGGTTACGACCCGCGTCCGGGGCTCGGACCAGAAAAGTGGCGATGTGCGTGATTTGAGGAAAGCAGTTTCTGGCAGAACAACGCGCCAGATATAATAAAATAAATCGAATTGTTAATTAATTTAACCCGTATTATTCGATTTTTCAAGATATTGCTTGACACAGCCTAAGTGTCACCGACATAAGTAAATAGAAAGCCATGCACACGTGTTGCAGTTCGTTTTGCACCGCAGTGTGCATAGAAACCGGGTCTTACTCAAAGCCGGGTTCTATACAGTATACAGAAACCAGGCAGAAGGCGCATACGGTTGTCGAAGTGCGAGCGTGATTATGGATAAACACAGGAGAGGGGAGTTAACGGACCGGTTCGTGTCCGTGGTGGACCAGCTGAATCGCCTGATGTCCGGCGGGAACTGGGTCAGGCTGCGGATACTGGATCTGAACGTCCATCACGTCAACACGCTTCAGGTGTTGAATCAGAACGGACCGCTGCGTATGAGCACGATTGCCGATCACCTGGGCAGCACGCAGTCTCACGCCACGAACGTCGTCAAAAAACTGGTCGATCGGAAGTACCTGAACAGAAAATCGGATCCGGATGATCGAAGAGTCGTAATCTGTGAAATCACGGCTATGGGCAAGCTGATTGCAGACCGGTACATGGAACTCGTCACGCAACGCGCGACCAGCATGGCCGAGGTGTGGGACGAAGAGCAATTGGAATCCGTCGTCGCGTGTCTGGAATTGTTCTGCCGTGATGGAGCGGCGTCGCGGGACCGGAGCGGTTCCGGTTCGGGCTAAATCACGCAGCGGGGAACAATCACGTAGCGGGAAACAATCACGCAGCGGGAAACCTGGATCGCTGACTCGAAAAACCGGTTCCTGCCCTACCGTGCCAACCGCTAAACCACCTCCCCCGCCAGGGTCGTCACCGCTTCGACCAGCGTGTCCAGCTCGGCATCGCTGGTGTAGAACGCCACCGAAATCCGCACGCCGGTCGGTTCGTTGATGTAGGTGCCCCGCTGGGTGATTTGCCAGCGGTTCCGGAGTGCCTCGGAGACTTCATTACCCGCTATGCCCTCGATGGCGAAAGCGACGATGCCGGACTGGGTATCGGCGTGGCGCGAGCTGATGACCCGCACGCCGGGTACGGCGTCGAAGCGCGTGCGCAGCGATTCCGCTT is a window of Gemmatimonadota bacterium DNA encoding:
- a CDS encoding MarR family transcriptional regulator encodes the protein MDKHRRGELTDRFVSVVDQLNRLMSGGNWVRLRILDLNVHHVNTLQVLNQNGPLRMSTIADHLGSTQSHATNVVKKLVDRKYLNRKSDPDDRRVVICEITAMGKLIADRYMELVTQRATSMAEVWDEEQLESVVACLELFCRDGAASRDRSGSGSG